One genomic window of Ctenopharyngodon idella isolate HZGC_01 chromosome 18, HZGC01, whole genome shotgun sequence includes the following:
- the LOC127499303 gene encoding zinc transporter 1 isoform X2, which yields MISKVNGCDDDDHCVVESALQDDALMFCNPEASSVLDPDQGSQDGSSELPNLSVIKPVPESNSRIGESSQEIVQPTEQLAEEPRHSVCTEHTVSQCISKGSGFRRLQLGSISVVQDLLCSVLIVTNGLVLLLSEAHCHRLHSDCHLLVYLDAGFSTVGVLVLLSAALPKLHRYGLLVLQAPPLHLSIGQVRLCLSEVPGVLSVHELHVWQLSDALMVASLHVHCPEGLSAAECDDLMARVKAVLATFGIEHCTVQPEFLASDGSGAAPGDGSGAVRPVCSLSCGQECAEKLCCSPQADDSHIPKTETPVCVQEEKPCSPAPPSVDEIRDVIIENTYL from the exons ATGATCAGTAAGGTTAATggctgtgatgatgatgatcacTGTGTTGTAGAAAGTGCTCTCCAGGACGACGCACTGATGTTCTGCAACCCTGAAGCGTCTAGTGTTCTGGATCCAGATCAAGGCTCTCAGGACGGCTCTTCTGAGTTACCAAACCTCAGCGTCATTAAACCAGTTCCTGAGTCCAATTCCAGGATCGGTGAAAGTTCTCAGGAAATCGTTCAGCCTACAGAACAACTTGCAGAAGAACCTCGTCACTCCGTCTGCACCGAACACACTG TTTCCCAGTGTATCTCTAAAGGATCCGGGTTTAGAAGACTGCAGCTCGGCTCCATCAGTGTGGTCCAGGATCTTCTGTGTTCAGTCCTCATTGTGACTAACGGTCTGGTTCTCCTGCTCTCTGAAGCGCACTGCCATCGGCTTCACTCGGACTGTCATCTCCTGGTCTATCTGGACGCAGGTTTCTCCACAGTCGGTGTGCTGGTGCTGTTATCCGCGGCCCTGCCGAAGCTGCACCGCTATGGGCTGCTGGTTCTCCAGGCGCCGCCGCTGCATCTCTCCATCGGTCAGGTGCGGCTTTGCCTCAGTGAAGTGCCAGGCGTGTTGTCGGTTCACGAGCTGCACGTGTGGCAGCTGTCAGACGCGTTGATGGTGGCGTCGCTGCACGTGCACTGTCCCGAAGGGCTGAGCGCAGCGGAGTGCGACGATCTCATGGCGAGGGTCAAAGCAGTGCTGGCTACTTTTGGCATCGAGCACTGCACCGTGCAGCCCGAGTTCCTCGCCTCGGACGGGAGCGGCGCGGCGCCCGGTGACGGTTCGGGAGCAGTGCGGCCAGTCTGCAGCTTGAGCTGCGGGCAGGAGTGTGCGGAGAAGCTCTGCTGCTCACCGCAGGCGGATGATTCCCATATTCCCAAGACGGAGACTCCCGTCTGTGTCCAGGAGGAGAAACCCTGCTCTCCAGCGCCACCGAGTGTTGATGAGATCAGAGATGTGATTATTGAGAACACGTACCTGTGA